A single genomic interval of Rosistilla ulvae harbors:
- the purE gene encoding 5-(carboxyamino)imidazole ribonucleotide mutase, with the protein MADPSPTVGVIMGSKSDWETMRHADAMLSALLIPHECKVVSAHRTPQRMFEYAQTAADRGIQVIIAGAGGAAHLPGMVASETLLPVLGVPVQSRALQGLDSLLSIVQMPGGVPVGTLSIGTSGAKNAALMAARILSLTDPALQQRLADFVAQQTADVLEDAEIENADLEDLQR; encoded by the coding sequence ATGGCAGATCCTTCGCCAACCGTCGGCGTGATCATGGGCAGCAAGTCCGATTGGGAAACGATGCGGCACGCCGACGCGATGTTGTCCGCGCTGCTGATCCCACACGAATGCAAAGTCGTTTCGGCCCACCGGACTCCGCAACGGATGTTCGAATACGCCCAAACGGCAGCCGATCGCGGGATCCAAGTGATCATCGCCGGTGCCGGCGGGGCGGCGCATCTGCCCGGCATGGTCGCTTCCGAAACGCTGCTGCCCGTGCTGGGCGTGCCGGTTCAGAGCCGCGCGTTGCAGGGACTCGATTCGCTGCTTTCGATCGTTCAGATGCCCGGCGGCGTTCCCGTCGGGACGCTTTCGATCGGGACTTCGGGAGCGAAAAACGCAGCCTTGATGGCGGCCCGGATCTTGTCGCTGACCGATCCCGCACTGCAACAACGGCTCGCCGATTTCGTCGCGCAACAAACCGCAGACGTCCTTGAGGACGCGGAGATCGAAAACGCAGATCTCGAGGATCTCCAACGATGA
- a CDS encoding transcriptional regulator, translated as MAFTAPQTSEDTPIEIQELIQAFDTLPQEHRETLAPSLLRVVECSSRRRRILNLVQEALAQLRLDMKYLVFDLEATRRERDTLRDQIEGTNNGDHE; from the coding sequence ATGGCATTTACCGCACCACAGACCAGCGAAGACACCCCGATCGAGATTCAAGAGCTGATCCAAGCGTTCGATACTCTGCCCCAAGAGCATCGTGAAACGCTTGCTCCATCGCTGCTTCGCGTCGTCGAGTGCAGTTCGCGTCGTCGTCGGATCTTGAACTTGGTCCAAGAAGCGTTGGCTCAATTGCGGTTGGATATGAAATATTTGGTCTTCGATTTGGAAGCGACTCGTCGCGAACGCGACACGCTGCGAGACCAGATCGAAGGGACAAACAACGGCGACCACGAATAG
- a CDS encoding sigma-70 family RNA polymerase sigma factor yields MVEELVAVDPGLEDIKAARSRTTTRVKDPAVQSPLETYLREINETALLSAEEEQQLAGGIAQGDVMARDRMVRANLRLVVNIARGYTGKGLGLQDLIEEGNLGLLRAVEGFDPAVGTRFSTYASYWIKQSIKRALINSAKTIRIPAYMVELLSKWRRATARLTEELGRTPTNEEVARVLGLPKKKLPIIKKAIRINNSTPQSDQSESGWSLGEMVMDEKQKSPDDAMQDDDIMHHAMQMLGRLESREATVIKMRFGLDGSEPHTLKEIGAELGLTRERVRQIETEALNRMADALKDPKERIGLA; encoded by the coding sequence ATGGTCGAAGAACTAGTGGCTGTTGATCCAGGTCTTGAAGATATCAAAGCGGCGCGTTCACGAACGACGACACGGGTCAAAGATCCCGCCGTTCAATCGCCCCTGGAAACCTATCTTCGCGAGATCAATGAGACCGCACTGCTGTCGGCTGAAGAAGAACAGCAACTCGCCGGCGGGATCGCTCAAGGCGACGTGATGGCCCGCGACCGAATGGTCCGTGCCAACCTGCGATTGGTCGTCAACATCGCTCGCGGCTACACCGGCAAAGGCCTCGGATTGCAAGATCTGATCGAAGAGGGAAACCTGGGGCTGTTGCGAGCTGTCGAAGGTTTCGACCCCGCCGTCGGAACGCGGTTCAGCACCTACGCCAGCTATTGGATCAAACAATCGATCAAACGCGCTCTGATCAACAGCGCCAAGACGATTCGGATCCCCGCCTACATGGTTGAATTGCTCAGCAAATGGCGTCGGGCAACGGCGCGGCTGACCGAAGAACTCGGCCGCACCCCGACCAACGAAGAGGTCGCTCGCGTGCTGGGCCTTCCGAAGAAGAAGCTGCCGATCATCAAAAAAGCGATCCGCATCAACAACAGCACGCCGCAGAGCGATCAATCCGAATCGGGATGGTCGCTGGGCGAGATGGTGATGGATGAGAAGCAGAAGAGCCCCGACGACGCGATGCAAGATGACGACATCATGCACCATGCGATGCAGATGCTCGGCCGCCTGGAATCGCGTGAAGCGACCGTGATCAAGATGCGATTTGGACTCGACGGCAGCGAACCCCACACGCTGAAAGAAATCGGTGCCGAACTGGGACTGACCCGCGAACGCGTCCGTCAAATCGAAACCGAAGCGCTCAACCGCATGGCCGATGCCCTCAAAGACCCCAAAGAACGTATCGGCCTGGCATAA
- the ppk2 gene encoding polyphosphate kinase 2 encodes MSDQYTEQLNRLQEEFLDSIDEEIELELEDSRFEQLSARGEGEYDAKRLARTTYFRELLRLQRELVKLQDWVVKTNAKIVVIFEGRDAAGKGGAIKRITQRLNPRVCKVAALPAPSEREKTQWYFQRFISHLPAGGEILLFDRSWYNRAGVERVMGFCTDKEYEDFLQTAPVFEKMLVDSGIHLIKYWFSITDEQQEFRFNCRIHDPLKQWKLSPMDLESRRRWEQYTVAKERMLQATHRPESPWWIIEADDKKRARLNCIRHFLDQIDYAEVEQSTVELPSRQREPDYERNPIPSDMIVPAFY; translated from the coding sequence TTGAGTGACCAATACACCGAACAGCTGAATCGACTGCAAGAAGAGTTCCTCGATTCGATCGATGAAGAGATTGAATTGGAGCTGGAAGATTCGCGATTTGAGCAGCTGAGTGCGCGTGGCGAGGGTGAGTACGATGCGAAGCGGCTGGCCCGCACGACCTACTTCCGCGAACTGCTGCGGCTGCAACGCGAGCTGGTCAAACTGCAGGATTGGGTCGTCAAAACAAACGCCAAGATCGTCGTGATCTTCGAAGGACGCGACGCAGCGGGGAAAGGGGGCGCGATCAAACGGATCACGCAACGACTGAACCCACGGGTCTGCAAGGTCGCCGCCCTGCCGGCTCCCAGCGAACGCGAGAAGACGCAGTGGTACTTCCAACGCTTCATCTCTCACCTTCCCGCCGGCGGCGAGATCCTGCTGTTCGACCGCAGCTGGTACAACCGCGCCGGCGTCGAACGAGTGATGGGCTTCTGCACCGATAAAGAATACGAAGACTTCCTGCAAACGGCCCCCGTCTTCGAAAAGATGCTTGTCGATTCGGGAATCCATCTGATCAAATACTGGTTCTCGATCACCGACGAACAACAAGAGTTCCGTTTCAATTGCCGGATCCACGATCCGTTGAAGCAGTGGAAATTGAGCCCGATGGACCTTGAATCACGACGGCGATGGGAGCAATACACAGTGGCGAAAGAGAGGATGCTGCAAGCGACGCATCGCCCAGAATCCCCTTGGTGGATCATCGAAGCGGACGACAAGAAGCGAGCCCGGTTGAACTGCATCCGCCACTTCCTGGATCAGATCGACTATGCCGAAGTCGAACAGTCGACAGTTGAACTGCCGAGCCGACAGCGCGAACCCGACTACGAACGCAACCCGATCCCATCGGACATGATCGTCCCGGCGTTCTATTAA
- a CDS encoding 5-(carboxyamino)imidazole ribonucleotide synthase — MNPTAIVPPGSTIGVFGSGQLGRMFTMVAKQMGYRVVIYSPDADSPAGQVADREIVAQYDDQSAVEDFARQCDVITLEFENIPVETVGWAGAITPVHPDARVLHVAQDRIIEKQTLADAGLPVTPFRPVFNADDVRRAADELGYPIVLKTARSGYDGKGQRILRDPESIEPALAELGSDRLVAEKMIDFQREVSILVYRSRNGSVGTYPLIENHHANHILDYSICPAAGSDTLRDAARQIALTTAKSLDLVGLLCIELFVQSDDRLLINELAPRPHNSGHLTIEAFPCCQYQQLLRAICGLPLGTEPQTRPAAMANLLGDVWDGGAPAFENALAVEAVQLHLYGKQTAAPGRKMGHLTATADSIEAALANVLAARDQLKR; from the coding sequence ATGAACCCAACAGCGATCGTCCCACCGGGATCGACCATCGGCGTCTTTGGCAGCGGACAATTGGGCCGCATGTTTACGATGGTCGCTAAACAGATGGGCTATCGCGTGGTGATCTATTCGCCCGACGCCGATTCGCCCGCCGGACAAGTTGCCGACCGCGAGATCGTCGCCCAATACGACGACCAATCGGCTGTCGAAGACTTTGCTCGCCAGTGCGATGTGATCACGCTGGAATTCGAAAACATCCCCGTCGAAACCGTCGGCTGGGCCGGAGCGATCACGCCGGTCCATCCCGATGCCCGCGTCCTGCACGTGGCTCAAGACCGGATCATCGAGAAGCAAACGCTGGCCGACGCCGGACTGCCGGTCACTCCCTTCCGCCCCGTCTTTAATGCCGACGATGTCCGCCGCGCGGCTGATGAACTGGGCTACCCGATCGTTCTAAAAACCGCCCGCAGCGGTTACGACGGCAAGGGACAGCGGATCCTTCGCGATCCCGAATCGATCGAACCGGCGCTAGCCGAACTCGGGTCGGACCGCCTGGTCGCCGAAAAGATGATCGACTTTCAGCGCGAAGTCTCGATCCTCGTCTACCGCAGCCGCAACGGCAGCGTCGGGACGTACCCGCTGATCGAAAACCACCACGCCAACCACATCCTCGATTATTCGATCTGCCCCGCCGCCGGCAGCGACACGCTCCGCGACGCCGCGCGACAGATCGCCCTGACGACCGCCAAGTCGTTGGATCTCGTCGGCCTGTTGTGCATCGAACTGTTCGTCCAATCGGATGACCGCTTGCTGATCAACGAACTCGCGCCGCGGCCTCACAACTCCGGCCACCTCACGATCGAAGCGTTCCCCTGCTGTCAGTACCAACAACTGCTGCGAGCGATCTGCGGATTGCCATTGGGAACCGAACCGCAAACGCGTCCCGCCGCGATGGCAAACCTACTGGGAGACGTCTGGGACGGCGGAGCTCCCGCGTTCGAGAACGCCTTGGCGGTCGAAGCGGTCCAGCTGCATCTGTACGGCAAGCAAACCGCTGCTCCAGGTCGCAAGATGGGCCACCTGACCGCGACGGCCGATTCGATCGAAGCCGCCCTCGCGAATGTGCTTGCGGCACGCGACCAGCTGAAACGCTAA
- a CDS encoding sugar phosphate isomerase/epimerase family protein, protein MLQLGFVSAILPELSLDEVLAVAAEIGYDCVEVMCWPQGKAERRYAGITHIDTAALGPAEVDAIGALTQKHGVAISGLGYYPNPLAGDLDEAAAAVEHLHALIKACQQLSIPQLNTFVGRDWTKSVDANWPRFLETWRPIIAAAEQHGVRIGIENCPMFFTDDEWPGGKNLATTPAIWRRMFDAIPSDHFGLNFDPSHLVWQQIDHIQPVWDFADRIFHAHAKDVRVDRHRLNQVGIMANPLEYHCPKLPGLGEIDWGRFLSVLGDSGYAGPVCVEVEDRAYEGTLESRKAALRQSHDFLRNFIVKA, encoded by the coding sequence GTGTTGCAATTAGGTTTTGTGAGTGCGATTTTGCCCGAGTTGTCCTTGGACGAAGTGTTGGCCGTTGCCGCGGAGATCGGTTACGACTGTGTCGAGGTGATGTGTTGGCCGCAGGGGAAGGCGGAGCGGCGGTATGCCGGGATCACGCATATCGATACCGCGGCGCTGGGGCCGGCGGAGGTCGACGCGATCGGGGCCCTCACGCAAAAGCATGGCGTAGCGATCTCGGGACTCGGTTATTATCCGAATCCGTTGGCTGGCGATCTGGACGAAGCGGCGGCAGCGGTCGAACATCTGCACGCGCTCATCAAAGCTTGCCAGCAGTTGAGCATCCCGCAATTGAACACCTTCGTCGGCCGCGACTGGACCAAATCGGTCGACGCCAACTGGCCGCGGTTCTTGGAAACCTGGCGACCGATCATCGCGGCGGCTGAACAGCACGGGGTGCGGATCGGGATCGAAAACTGTCCGATGTTCTTCACCGACGACGAATGGCCGGGCGGCAAGAACCTAGCGACGACGCCGGCGATCTGGCGACGGATGTTCGATGCGATCCCGAGCGATCACTTCGGTTTGAACTTCGATCCCTCGCACTTGGTCTGGCAACAGATCGATCACATCCAACCGGTGTGGGACTTTGCCGATCGGATCTTCCACGCGCACGCCAAGGATGTCCGCGTCGATCGGCATCGCTTGAACCAAGTTGGCATCATGGCCAATCCGCTGGAATACCACTGTCCCAAACTGCCGGGGCTTGGCGAGATCGATTGGGGGCGTTTTCTGTCGGTCTTGGGGGACAGTGGTTATGCCGGCCCGGTCTGCGTGGAGGTCGAAGATCGAGCGTACGAAGGGACGTTGGAATCGCGGAAAGCTGCCCTGCGGCAGAGCCATGATTTCCTGCGGAACTTTATCGTGAAGGCGTAA
- a CDS encoding LL-diaminopimelate aminotransferase, which translates to MSTTNSETNSADPYFQSLFAERIGGSGYGKGTAIYKFEKIKRAKRKALADFPDRQLIDFGIGENDGVADAKVRERMAVEINQPENRGYADNGIGDFQQAVARFMQRNFNVTLDPATEINHCIGSKTALSMLPACFINPGDITLMTAPGYPVAGTHTTYYGGTVHKLPLLAENNFLPDLDSITDEIWERVKILVLNYPNSPTGRLCPPEFFEKVVKLAKEKKFIVVQDAAHIMLTFDGRPTSFLETPGAKDVGVEVHSLSKGFDMIGWRLGWVCGNPTLVRAFSDVKDNCDSGQFIAIQKAAVTALDDESIPQRVNAKYRRRLEKLVTMLNECGFDCQMPGGSYFLYTKAPVASADGGSFDSGEAASQYLITQHSMVTVPWDDAGPYIRFSVTYEAADEAAEDALMAESKKRLMSAGLTF; encoded by the coding sequence ATGTCTACGACCAACTCCGAAACAAACTCCGCGGATCCTTACTTTCAGTCGCTGTTTGCCGAACGGATTGGTGGCAGCGGCTACGGCAAAGGGACGGCGATCTACAAATTCGAAAAGATCAAGCGCGCCAAGCGGAAAGCGTTGGCCGATTTCCCCGATCGCCAGCTGATCGATTTCGGCATCGGTGAAAACGATGGCGTCGCCGACGCGAAGGTCCGCGAGCGGATGGCGGTCGAGATCAACCAGCCCGAAAATCGCGGCTACGCCGACAACGGCATCGGCGATTTCCAGCAGGCTGTCGCTCGGTTCATGCAGCGGAACTTCAACGTCACGCTCGACCCCGCGACCGAAATCAACCACTGCATCGGCAGCAAGACCGCGCTGTCGATGTTGCCCGCCTGCTTCATCAACCCCGGCGACATCACGCTGATGACCGCACCGGGATATCCCGTCGCGGGAACTCACACGACCTATTATGGCGGCACCGTCCATAAGCTTCCGCTGTTGGCCGAAAACAACTTCCTGCCCGATCTCGATTCGATCACCGACGAGATCTGGGAACGCGTCAAGATCCTGGTCCTGAACTACCCGAACAGCCCGACCGGCCGCTTGTGCCCGCCGGAGTTCTTCGAGAAGGTCGTCAAGCTGGCCAAGGAGAAGAAGTTCATCGTCGTGCAAGACGCGGCGCACATCATGTTGACCTTCGATGGACGGCCGACAAGTTTCCTGGAGACTCCCGGCGCGAAGGATGTCGGCGTCGAAGTCCATTCGCTCAGCAAAGGCTTCGACATGATCGGCTGGCGTTTGGGCTGGGTCTGCGGCAACCCAACTCTGGTCCGCGCCTTCTCCGACGTCAAAGACAACTGCGACAGCGGACAATTCATCGCGATCCAAAAGGCAGCGGTGACAGCGCTCGACGACGAATCGATCCCGCAACGCGTGAACGCCAAGTATCGTCGTCGCCTGGAAAAGTTGGTCACGATGCTGAACGAATGCGGATTCGATTGCCAGATGCCCGGCGGCAGCTACTTCCTGTATACGAAAGCCCCCGTGGCATCGGCCGACGGCGGCAGCTTCGATTCGGGCGAAGCGGCCAGCCAATATCTGATCACGCAGCACTCGATGGTCACCGTTCCCTGGGACGACGCCGGACCTTACATCCGTTTCAGCGTCACCTACGAAGCGGCTGACGAAGCGGCCGAAGATGCGTTGATGGCTGAATCGAAGAAGCGTCTGATGTCGGCCGGCCTGACCTTCTAA
- a CDS encoding serine/threonine-protein kinase, whose translation MIEFTPEQLASRIVDLGLAPMAEVEAARSEVGTGESTIHDFIKILHGKGLLTNLQLDKLRKGERSGYFYGKYKVLYLIGAGTFARVYRATHCETNQVVALKVLRKRYRDEVAQMEQFLREGRMGLRLRHPNIVSIYEVDPNVKNPFMVMEFVEGETLRDLVRIRGKLQPEIAMKLLVDIASGLSYAASLGISHRDLKLSNVLVSSEGRAKLVDFGLAALADRENPEKVADCPNARAIDYAALERGTNVRKDDPRSDVFFAGAMLYTMLCGEPPLTETRERMKRLNVGRFQDIKPIGQIDPTLPVPAIQVVAKALEFDPEKRLQSAAALQLEGKQALVRMKQIREGGPAVAAKVASGEMPTNEGEGRFVMLVESKASLQDVVRDRLKKRGYRVLVISDPVRALGRFVPGDDPPADCVIFSASELGSLALEAFNRFASEEHTADIPAVLLADQSQQNLIRQAKMGPHRVLLSMPLKVLELRTALRRLLAGRPKREDFI comes from the coding sequence ATGATTGAATTCACCCCGGAACAACTCGCATCACGAATCGTCGACCTCGGGCTGGCGCCGATGGCCGAAGTAGAGGCGGCGCGTTCGGAGGTCGGGACCGGTGAATCGACGATCCATGACTTCATCAAGATCTTGCACGGCAAGGGGTTGCTGACCAACTTGCAACTCGACAAGCTCCGCAAAGGGGAGCGGTCGGGCTACTTCTACGGCAAATATAAGGTGCTGTATCTGATCGGTGCGGGAACGTTTGCCCGCGTCTATCGCGCCACCCATTGCGAGACGAATCAGGTTGTGGCCTTGAAGGTGCTGCGGAAGCGGTACCGCGACGAAGTGGCTCAGATGGAGCAGTTTCTTCGCGAGGGAAGGATGGGGCTGCGTTTGCGTCACCCCAACATCGTTTCGATCTACGAAGTCGATCCCAACGTGAAGAACCCCTTCATGGTGATGGAGTTTGTCGAGGGGGAGACGCTTCGCGATCTGGTCCGGATCCGCGGCAAGCTGCAGCCCGAGATCGCGATGAAGTTGTTGGTCGATATCGCATCGGGGCTGTCGTATGCGGCTTCGCTGGGGATTTCGCATCGCGACTTGAAATTGTCGAACGTTCTCGTCTCTTCGGAGGGTAGAGCCAAGCTTGTCGATTTTGGGTTGGCGGCGTTGGCCGACCGCGAGAACCCGGAAAAGGTCGCCGATTGTCCCAACGCGCGGGCGATCGATTATGCCGCTCTGGAACGCGGCACCAACGTCCGCAAGGACGATCCTCGCAGCGACGTCTTTTTCGCCGGGGCGATGTTGTACACGATGCTCTGTGGCGAACCGCCGTTGACCGAGACTCGGGAGCGGATGAAACGCCTAAATGTCGGGCGGTTCCAAGATATTAAACCGATCGGACAGATCGATCCCACGCTTCCGGTGCCAGCGATCCAAGTCGTCGCCAAGGCGTTGGAGTTCGATCCTGAAAAACGACTGCAAAGCGCAGCGGCGCTGCAGTTGGAAGGGAAGCAGGCGTTGGTGCGGATGAAGCAGATCCGCGAGGGAGGTCCCGCCGTCGCGGCGAAGGTTGCGTCGGGCGAAATGCCAACCAACGAAGGCGAAGGTCGGTTTGTGATGCTGGTCGAATCGAAGGCGTCGCTTCAAGATGTCGTCCGCGATCGGTTGAAAAAACGTGGCTACCGCGTGCTTGTGATCTCCGATCCCGTTCGCGCTTTGGGGCGGTTTGTTCCCGGCGATGATCCGCCCGCGGATTGCGTGATCTTCTCCGCTTCGGAATTGGGATCGTTGGCGTTGGAAGCGTTTAATCGGTTCGCAAGCGAGGAACATACCGCGGATATCCCTGCGGTTCTGTTAGCCGATCAATCGCAACAGAACTTGATTCGCCAGGCCAAGATGGGGCCGCATCGCGTCTTGTTGTCGATGCCGTTGAAGGTTTTGGAGCTGCGGACCGCGCTGCGTCGGCTGCTCGCTGGCCGTCCCAAACGCGAAGACTTTATCTAG